The Gossypium arboreum isolate Shixiya-1 chromosome 4, ASM2569848v2, whole genome shotgun sequence DNA segment caatgatatcaacaTTATCCTGCCCAGTTCTCTGTTTACATGTCATTAAAATGGTTAAAATTGCCTCAAAAAGCAGGGAGATAAGAAATTGGGGATGAGATATCGTACCCCATTTCTTCGTGCAGATGACCTGTCAACAAATACACTTTGGAAAACCTGTGGCTTACATTGTGGTTGCTTCCTATAGTTGCAAATAATTTCTTTGAAAGTTAGGCGCAACTGAGAAATCTGCAAGTCATTCGTTCAAGAAGTAAGAGGAAATAGTGCAGATAAATTTAACTGCGGCTAAAATGATCTCATAAGAAGCACAGACCTTCGCAACTACATAGAAACAACAAAGGATGATCTGGTCAATATGACGGTTAAAGAACAAAGAAGTCCTCTGGTTAAGTATTTTTTGGAAAAGAGAATACACACTCTCCCTTATCTGTTGAGACAGTTGTAGCCTCTCAACCATACCATTAATCCGGACAGCAGCCAACTTATTAATCTGGGCggtgcaaaaagaaaaaaaaaaaaaagaagcaaaatgTAAGACATGTAGTAGATGACAACCActgaatttaaattaaattcaataGTAAGTACTTGTGGGCACTTTGCCACAAGAAAATTATATTGCAGTAGATTTACATTTTATAATCAAGTACTAGGAGGCTAAATTTTTGAACCAGTAAAAGCGTACGAAGGTACACCATGGTTTCATAAAAAAAGTCTAATTCATCTCATGGTTTGATACCTTGCCAAAAAATATACTTATTCCTGTTTCCGCACATGTTTCTCCTCCACCACCAGGGTTAGGACGTGTCGGGCTACAAAAAGAGTACCCAAAAAGAAAATGCAGTTAGCCAGTGCAATTAGTACAGGTCTCTACTTCCCTAGAACTTGCACCCTACAATACCTGGCAAATGCAGATTGCAAAGGAGCCTTCTTAAGGTTGTTCAATGCTAATAGACGATCCTTCACTGGTGATGTAAAAGCATTCCGTTCAACCAACACACTCCTCAACTCCGTGCAAGGTCTCATGGGAGACCTGACATCCCCATTTTGACCTGACAAAAGTAACATGACAATGTAAATTAAGTTCAGGATAGAATACATTGTGAGAAAGAACAACAATAAAATCTATTAACACGTTACTGCATTAAACAAGAAAATTGGCATACTCGTCACAAAGTTTTCCCTATCTGAAAATATACCAGCTAAAATTAAGCTACCAATGTTACATACCTGAGATTAAGCTACCAGCATTACCCGTTGATGTTTCGTGTTTCTGCAAAGAAGGCACTGGAGGTGTACTTCCAAAGTTCACATGTGTCGCAATTGCATCCAAAGGAGGCATTGGTTCAGCCAATAAGCCAAGACGATTTATTTCAGCAGATAGGGCAGGTTTTGCAACTATCAAAGAATTGTACATTGAGGAACCTTTATCCCACACCATGCTCTCCAAAAGCCTCTCTTCCAGAGAATTTAGATGCCGCCTCAGTTCTCTTGGTAGAGACTCCTCATGTCTAATAAAACTCTCTATCACCTTGCTCAAATCAAAGGCTGTAATACCAGTTCTCTCAAGTACTGTAGGAAACAACATTGTGGCAGTCTTATGTGTCGCCAGTACTAGTTCAGCAGAACAAGCAAGCATACATCTGTGAAACCTCTCATTAGTTAATAAAGAGGTCAAATTAGGTGCATGTAATATTTGGGCCTCGGCAGTACACATAGCTTCCAAAACCCTATAGTACAACTTAAGTGCCTCCAGTCTTCGTTGTTCCATCCATATGTTATCCATCAGGTTTACACTCTGAAGGCTTCCAGTTACACTACACACTTGATTTCTAGGAAATATTGCCTCCAAAATTATATGCGCCCTACAGATCACATCATTGGTAACATCTTTATCACAAGATGATAAAAAACGCTGCAACTCAGCTGAAGGTTTTGAAGGAAGAGGACAAATAACAGAACGAAGCCATTTCGCAGTTGTCATTGCAGCGCTGACAGGTGTAGCTGCCATCTTCGCATTTGGTGGCCCAAGGACACCATTTGCATGAGATGCAGGAGGGCGTTGAGGAGACAGCGGGCTTGAAATCGACTTTGTTGGTGAAGCTACTGAATCAAATTTCCTCTACTCAAAACAGAATAAATGCTTTCTTGAATAAACTGACCACTAAGTAAAGCATAAAAACTAAAAAAGTAGAATGCATTTTCTCAAATTTGAAACAGACCTTGATACCAGTAACATTCATGGCCCCTCCAGAAAAGCTCCCTAACCCAAGTAAACTATCTTCATCGTTTACAAACACTCTCTCATCCAAATCACCTTTATTACAAATTGCATCATCGTAATCCTTCTCTAAAATATTTAAACTGGATGAAAGAGATTTTTCCTCCATTAAACCTTCAAAATAGATCAAGCTATCTGCATGAAAGAAGATCAAGTGAATTAGAAGCAAAACAGACGCAAGCATGCTGCCAAAATAGCATTCATGACTTATGTGACGAACCGGTATCAATATTTTCCAGTGTTTCAGTTTTGCACTCAGCTGCTGGACATGGCTTTTTTTTCAATATGTCCTCTATTAACTTATTGGCCGTCTCCATTGTTTTCCTCAAATCATCTTCTGAAGCATCATACATGTTGCAAAGTGATGCAAGCAAGTCGACAACACCTTTGTCACCTTTCTTAACTGAATGATTGCATGTCAAAGAAGTCAACAATGAGGAACGCCAAATTTTTACCCCCACCaggaaaggaaaataaaaagaatgTAAATGAGCAAGGACGGAACAACAGTGAAGAATACTGGACAGAATAAAAGATAAAGACCAAAGAAGAATCACAATTGTAATCTCTTTATTGAAAAGGATAGATCTAAAAATTTGACAGCCATGAAGAGCAGATAATTACCAAAATGTGGAGAGTCATTGATCTTGAAGTTTCTGAAGCGAACAGGAACATGTATAATCAAGATAGCCTGTCCACAATCACATTAAATAGTAAGAAAACATTAAACTCTCCATTGTTGCTCAATGTGCTACGAATGTACAAGGATAGAGTGCATCAAAGACAACAGCATAGTTGAGTTGAATCTTTTGAAGCACATTTAATTGTAACTCTCTACCTTTGCATTCCAtttgataattattaaattaatccaTTATATATACGAATAATATCAGAACATGTTTGACCAGAAGAAAGAGATGACATGTTATTCCATAGTAAAACCAAGTGTCTACCTAAATCAATTAGTAATAAAGCAACAGAAATGCGTAACTGACCAGTATAGAAACAAAACCGTTTGCACAAGTCACTAGGTCTTTAAAACGACTGAATGCGTGCACGCGGAGTGCCAAAAACAGTAACCATCCAAATCGATGACACTCTGATATATAATCTGGCGAACTGGTAGCATTTTGCTGCTTGTCAATATTTGCATCACTTGTCAAGAAGAGTTCCCAAAATGCACGCTTGTATGAGCTTTTTATACCATCAAAACAGCAAGATGCAGATGTTatttacttcacaaaatggaaaATTATACAAAGTAACCACAAAATTGAGGTTTTGAGGATACAGCTGctcaaagaaaacaaaatttataGCATGCGCGATACAAATTGTGTAATatattatttcaaatataattCTGCAATCTGCGTAAGTGAGAATTTCATATTTATATCACTATCTTAACTTTAATTTTATCATCCATCTGGAGAAGACAACAGTCAAAACATGGCATAAACAAGGGCACATGACCAGTTACTTTTATAATTATGGCACATGTATGGATGTATAACATcattattgtattttattttccaACATCTTTGATATGCACATCCTGCACAGTACATCCCCCCCCCCCAACACAAATTTTTTGCTTTATGGAGGATAAATACTTGATAAAACCACAACAATTAGGCCTCCTGCAAATTTCTGGAAAGGTTCAAGACGAAATATGAAAGTAAACTGCAATTCTAACCCTTATAGAACATAAGTTGACAAACCAAAAGCAATATACCTTTTTCACTAGTGTGACTTCGTGCATTTAAAACTAACCCATCAAATTTAGCACATTGTAGTCATATTAAAGATTAGGGGAGAAATGCTAATACAATTACAAAGCTATTTGCACATATCAGCTTTATAACCTAGGTTATAAAAGAAGGGTACCTACTTGCTTAAAAGGCTCAAGTACACAAAATTGGCCTGCATCTCCTTACCCTAATTGATATAAGTACCATAAGCAGATAGTCAGATCGAAGTGACATGGCCgtacaatttttaaaaaatatagacATAATGGAAAACAAGCGGAAACATAAATCTATATTCTGTCAATACCTCAAGTCGAGTCTCCCAATCTTCCCCATACATGTTACGTAAAACGGGACCAGCTTTTACCATAAACTGAGGCAACTCCTTAAAAAAATCCACGATGctgcaaaaataaaataaactcacTATCATTGAAATGGTTATTGATCGCAAAAGTTACCCTTACATACACAAAATTAACAGTATCATACTTCAGCTTCGTAGCTCTCAATATCTGGCAAAACGAAAACCCACTTTCATCAGACTCTTGTTGCGTATTTTCTCCAACCTTTTCACTCAGCTGCTTGAGCGAATATAAGACAAATGAAAACCAAAATCGCTCTGCTTCTTCCAGCTAATCCAGAATAAATGCAACAAAGTTAGTTAATTAGAAAGCAATTCCCTTTCGTAATTTTCATATAAAAGgaagttaaaataataataataataataataataataataataataataataataataatctaccGTTCCGCTCCCAATTGAGGAAACATTTGACGTTAAAAGGTGTTTTGTTTCTTTGAATAGCTTCATAGCATTTGAACAAGCTTTCTCATCCAAAGATAACCCATTCTGGAAATCAGGAAAACATAACACtaaaaaacacaaaaagaaaaaagaaatactTGTAATAATATTACTGGAAAGAACAAATCACTACCTTGCACAAAGCATTGAATCTAGCTTCAACGGCATCAGCATCTGTGCCACCAGAAGTTGCAACTGAAGGCTTCATGTCTTCCATATTTATTAATAACCCTAGCAGTGGATCTCAAAGTTATCAATTTCAGAAAAGTTCAGGATTTAAATCTCTCCAACAATTTTACTCTTAATCAGCATATACAAGACTAAACTAGCTAAATCTATAGATACATAACAGCAACTTAAACCTCCGCCTCAAAATAAAAGTTTATGccaacatttcaaaatttttagctaTTACTATACAATGAAAAAGTAATAATcagtaaaaaaaaatcatttatacTTCTGGAAATGGCGAACTACTTTTCAAGAGTGAAAAGCAAAAagttgaaaaaaataaaacaatattcaAAGAAACCTTACAAAATTTAGGCTTGAAATTAGGTTGAGATCTCGGATCTAACGATCCAGCAAACCAGAAACCCTAGCTTCAAATTCCCCGCCCAAAACATAGCGTTTTAAGGGATcgagaagaaataaaaagggaaaaaatcgTTCTTTAATAATTTGGATTAGGAACAAGAATCCTAAGATTTCCCCtttttttcttatatattttctctctttttaaccTTGGGCTTCTTTTTGTGGAAAACCCTATCAATGAAGGATCTTTCCCTCTTTAGCGCGGGAAAATTAATCAACATAACATCATGATGGACATGCACCATGCACATGACATTCATAGCTAGCCAATTATTTTTTGACGCGTACTGTTGCCGCCATTGGATTTTACCGCcaaaatcctttaacatctagcCGTAACGGAGATTCCCGCTTTGGAAAAGATCGGTAAAGGATTCGCGTTTTCTCCGTCACGGTGAATTTAACGGAGAGTTGGTGAGTTGGGCCGAGCTGTTGTCGGAGTCTTGAAAATGGGGAAGAGATAGTGTCAGGTAGACTCGTGTGAGTATGGGGCCCACTGAAAGGGTTTTTTTTTATAGTGTCGTTTAGCGGTAAGAAGTTGTGTCGTTttatgtgagtgaaatgttaggATGAGTGCATCCACAGAGACATTTCTGTAGGATCACGTCACTGATGCTTAGGCACGTAAGGCCTTACACCTTACATTATAAGCGTACACCATTTTATGTAGATTTTCATAATAGTTTAAACCATCCAACTCGTCTAAATTATAAAATGTAGTGTGGTcgttatttattttatcttttaattatgatATTAAAGATTCGGTCTCTGTTCAAAAGAATAAaatacatttcataatcaatCATTTATCTCTTAAAAGAGTAAAAGAGTTCTTGCACCTTAACTTAATTGATATAAGTATTATTGCCAATGTAAAAAGATACAGATTCGAATATATTAAAGCACATTATCTTCTATTATTTAGTTTAGTACAACTAATTTCAGGAACAACATGAACTAGATAGGTATTGCCAACGGGAGGACCATCCTAGCACCTCTGGCATTGTTGCTTGCAAAAGGTGCATTGATTTGTTTCCTCCTCCAGAGACTGGAGCTAAGGTGGCGCATCTTCTCCTACAGTTCTGTGACTTACTGTTGGGAGCCAGAGTTTTGATGCTgaatatttttatgaaaaatgtATTCCAACATGGATTTGGAAAAACCAAAACCTCAAAATCATCATGCATGTTGGATTAAAATTTGTTTTTGGTTCCTCTACAGTATAGTTTACAATGCCAATCCTTCTATGGTTTGCTTGTTTTCTCCTTACCAAAAATACTGGATTTTAGTGGGAATCTGAGTTTCCAGTTTTTGCTTAGTTTTTGGATTCCACCAACTTGATTGCTGCTTTCTTCATGATAAATTACCGATGGCCAAGCTAGGGAACACTATAGCTGTAAACTTCTCATTCATGTGTTATGTCAATAAGAATGAGGGAACAGTGCT contains these protein-coding regions:
- the LOC108460480 gene encoding retinoblastoma-related protein-like, with protein sequence MEDMKPSVATSGGTDADAVEARFNALCKNGLSLDEKACSNAMKLFKETKHLLTSNVSSIGSGTLEEAERFWFSFVLYSLKQLSEKVGENTQQESDESGFSFCQILRATKLNIVDFFKELPQFMVKAGPVLRNMYGEDWETRLEGKEMQANFVYLSLLSNSYKRAFWELFLTSDANIDKQQNATSSPDYISECHRFGWLLFLALRVHAFSRFKDLVTCANGFVSILAILIIHVPVRFRNFKINDSPHFVKKGDKGVVDLLASLCNMYDASEDDLRKTMETANKLIEDILKKKPCPAAECKTETLENIDTDSLIYFEGLMEEKSLSSSLNILEKDYDDAICNKGDLDERVFVNDEDSLLGLGSFSGGAMNVTGIKRKFDSVASPTKSISSPLSPQRPPASHANGVLGPPNAKMAATPVSAAMTTAKWLRSVICPLPSKPSAELQRFLSSCDKDVTNDVICRAHIILEAIFPRNQVCSVTGSLQSVNLMDNIWMEQRRLEALKLYYRVLEAMCTAEAQILHAPNLTSLLTNERFHRCMLACSAELVLATHKTATMLFPTVLERTGITAFDLSKVIESFIRHEESLPRELRRHLNSLEERLLESMVWDKGSSMYNSLIVAKPALSAEINRLGLLAEPMPPLDAIATHVNFGSTPPVPSLQKHETSTGNAGSLISGQNGDVRSPMRPCTELRSVLVERNAFTSPVKDRLLALNNLKKAPLQSAFASPTRPNPGGGGETCAETGISIFFGKINKLAAVRINGMVERLQLSQQIRESVYSLFQKILNQRTSLFFNRHIDQIILCCFYVVAKISQLRLTFKEIICNYRKQPQCKPQVFQSVFVDRSSARRNGRTGQDNVDIIAFYNEIFVPSIKPLLGELGSAGTTTRTSRVAEANNSNDGTCPGSPKVSPFPSLPDMSPKKVSATHNVYVSPLRTSKMDALISHSSRSYYACVGESTRAYQSPSKDLTAINNHLNGGRKIRGALNFDDVDVGLVSDSMVANSLYLQNGSCASSSGAPLKSEQPES